The Candidatus Eisenbacteria bacterium genome has a segment encoding these proteins:
- a CDS encoding ribbon-helix-helix protein, CopG family, with protein MGKAKIAITLDERTVGRIDRLVRSRTYPSRSRAIADAVEEKLDRLDRTRLARESAKLDPAFEKALAEEAPSEDLEEWPEY; from the coding sequence ATGGGCAAGGCGAAGATTGCCATCACGCTGGATGAGCGGACTGTCGGCCGAATCGATCGGCTGGTCCGTTCGCGAACGTACCCGAGCCGGAGTCGGGCAATTGCCGACGCGGTCGAGGAGAAGCTCGATCGGTTGGACCGGACCCGGTTGGCGCGGGAGAGTGCGAAACTGGATCCCGCGTTCGAGAAGGCATTGGCGGAGGAAGCGCCTTCGGAGGATCTGGAGGAATGGCCCGAATACTGA
- a CDS encoding type II toxin-antitoxin system PemK/MazF family toxin, whose protein sequence is MARILRGEIRWADLNPVRGSEQAGRRPVLVLSHDVFNERSGTVIAVAVTSQPQRAGFPLTLELKSRGLPKQSWVKISQIRTLAVERLGRRLGRASPEEIAQVVDGLNEIVGT, encoded by the coding sequence ATGGCCCGAATACTGAGGGGAGAGATTCGGTGGGCAGACCTGAATCCAGTTCGGGGGAGTGAGCAGGCCGGCCGTCGGCCTGTTCTCGTTTTGAGCCACGACGTCTTCAACGAGCGATCGGGAACGGTCATCGCCGTCGCGGTCACGAGCCAACCACAGCGTGCCGGTTTTCCCCTCACCCTGGAGCTGAAGTCCCGCGGCCTTCCCAAGCAGTCGTGGGTCAAGATCAGCCAGATCCGGACGCTGGCGGTGGAGCGGCTTGGGAGGCGTCTCGGCCGTGCCTCGCCGGAGGAGATCGCGCAAGTTGTGGATGGTCTGAACGAGATTGTCGGGACCTAA